In Malaclemys terrapin pileata isolate rMalTer1 chromosome 10, rMalTer1.hap1, whole genome shotgun sequence, the following are encoded in one genomic region:
- the IGSF6 gene encoding immunoglobulin superfamily member 6 — translation MAPFNKCKVVLVLEFNWILYYVGHAVDTCKVTIRQHPFKEVDYSVDTVNITCSFSASGCKGSPQMLWFRYRDFTHEALCTPGCIEKFEVIGSLSDKKVLLQINKLTVNDSAIYICGIAYSNSDSHTSKQTGGGTILVKRGSEKYSTEEYIAMIVLSSFLFLYSTTLLAIFIFYKSKSKLVKKTRKGDVKGEHHKNTSGRTVCRAIVQELYKKRYAEDHHQPECLEPDDTIYQNR, via the exons ATGGCACCTTTCAATAAATGCAAAGTCGTGCTAGTGTTGGAATTCAACTGGATTCTATACTACGTtg GTCATGCTGTAGACACCTGCAAAGTTACCATAAGACAACACCCATTTAAGGAAGTAGACTACAGTGTCGACACTGTGAACATAACATGCAGTTTCTCTGCTTCCGGATGTAAAGGCTCCCCTCAAATGCTATGGTTTCGCTATCGTGATTTTACACATGAGGCTTTGTGTACACCTGGATGCATAGAGAAGTTCGAAGTGATTGGATCACTGTCCGATAAGAAAGTTTTACTTCAAATCAACAAACTGACTGTAAACGACAGTGCCATTTATATCTGTGGAATAGCATATTCAAATTCAGATTCACACACATCTAAGCAAACCGGGGGAGGAACGATATTGGTGAAAAGAG GGTCTGAGAAGTACAGCACTGAAGAATACATCGCCATGATAGTCCTCTCATCTTTTCTGTTTCTATACAGCACTACCCTATTGGCAATCTTTATATTCTACAAG TCAAAATCCAAACTGGTAAAGAAAACCAGGAAAGGAGACGTGAAAGGAGAGCACCAT AAAAACACGAGTGGGCGAACAGTTTGTCGAGCAATTGTACAAGAACTGTACAAGAAGAGATATGCTGAAGACCATCATCAGCCT gagtgTTTGGAACCAGATGACACCATCTATCAAAACAGATGA